The Anas platyrhynchos isolate ZD024472 breed Pekin duck chromosome Z, IASCAAS_PekinDuck_T2T, whole genome shotgun sequence genome includes a window with the following:
- the LOC113842215 gene encoding kinesin-like protein KIF27 isoform X1: MVEQQILIDQLKEKLEKLMVVKTWDFSSACGDGPAVTASARRPYSVPLLKSMLHSLYPSSGTETGKVYTSPPAFSLARMMAGFRARSQMILSYIEDQDEVLHCHLSDQSDEEKENTDSQKHSINQRWTRKQASPCFPFEQSDMKCQVDKSSLCDKSVPQTDTATGEEIDCLQKSHVFNMQKLKNSELRLTEAKQKMRELALHIKMKEELIKELVRTVQLISSWTCVCHPVSGIGEKIRHCAGNACIAIIAVEKQESEVDEGKGKDAECVSRQYSLKITKPEQESEQAKMELAETEKQLQELENKELRELPEKAKLQKEFRKKMDAAKLKVQELQLKMEQQQKILKLKDSEIAAFKKKKNNSVGTLQKSEKLEEQKKWLDEEMERILQQHQQLAELEEDLKKREAIVAKKEALLQEKSHVEIKKLRSSQALNKDSMKLSTA, from the exons atggtGGAACAGCAAATCCTTATTgatcagctaaaagaaaaattagagaagTTGATGGTTGTGAAAACTTGGGACTTCTCAAGTGCTTGTGGAGATGGGCCTGCTGTTACGGCATCTGCAAGAAGGCCATACAGTGTCCCACTCCTAAAGAGTATGCTACACTCCCTTTACCCATCTTCAGGGACAGAGACAGGAAAG GTGTATACCAGTccccctgctttttccctggctCGGATGATGGCAGGATTCCGTGCTCGTAGCCAGATGATACTGAGCTACATAGAAGATCAAGATGAAGTCCTTCACTGCCACCTCTCTGATCAGagtgatgaagagaaagaaaatacagacagtcaaaa GCATTCAATAAACCAAAGATGGACACGAAAACAGGCTTCTCCGTGCTTTCCCTTTGAGCAAAGTGACATGAAATGTCAAGTTGACAAGTCCAGCTTATGTGACAAATCTGTGCCACAGACTGATACAGCCACAG gtgaAGAAATCGACTGCCTCCagaaaagtcatgtttttaacATGCAGAAGTTAAAGAATTCAGAGTTGAGACTCACTGAGGCCAAGCAAAAAATGAGAGAACTTGCACTTcacatcaaaatgaaagaagaacttATTAAGGAATTAGTAAGAACAG TGCAACTGATCTCTTCATGGACATGTGTTTGTCACCCAGTGTCTGGGATAGGAGAGAAGATACGACACTGTGCTGGGAATGCTTGCATTGCCATCATAGCAGTAGAGAAGCAGGAGTCagaagtggatgagggaaaag GTAAGGATGCAGAGTGTGTAAGCAGGCAATATTCTTTGAAGATAACTAAACCGGAGCAAGAATCCGAGCAGGCCAAAATGGAACTGGCCgaaactgaaaaacagcttcaggagctggagaataAGGAGCTGAGAGAGCTTCCTGAGAAAGCCAAGCTACAAAAAGAGTTCCGAAAGAAGATGGATGCAGCTAAGCTGAAAGTGCAG GAACTTCAGCTTAAgatggaacagcaacagaagattCTTAAACTTAAAGACAGCGAGattgctgcatttaaaaagaagaaaaataactcggTGGGAACTTTACAGAAATCAGAG AAattagaagagcaaaagaaatggctggatgaagaaatggaaagaattctTCAACAGCACCAACAGTTAGCGGAACTagaagaagatttaaagaaaagagaagccattgtagctaaaaaagaagcattattgCAAGAGAAAAGCCACGTAGAAATCAAGAAACTGAGATCTAGCCAg gctttaaACAAAGATAGTATGAAATTGTCTACCGCTTAA
- the LOC113842215 gene encoding kinesin-like protein KIF27 isoform X2, with translation MVEQQILIDQLKEKLEKLMVVKTWDFSSACGDGPAVTASARRPYSVPLLKSMLHSLYPSSGTETGKVYTSPPAFSLARMMAGFRARSQMILSYIEDQDEVLHCHLSDQSDEEKENTDSQKHSINQRWTRKQASPCFPFEQSDMKCQVDKSSLCDKSVPQTDTATGEEIDCLQKSHVFNMQKLKNSELRLTEAKQKMRELALHIKMKEELIKELVRTVSGIGEKIRHCAGNACIAIIAVEKQESEVDEGKGKDAECVSRQYSLKITKPEQESEQAKMELAETEKQLQELENKELRELPEKAKLQKEFRKKMDAAKLKVQELQLKMEQQQKILKLKDSEIAAFKKKKNNSVGTLQKSEKLEEQKKWLDEEMERILQQHQQLAELEEDLKKREAIVAKKEALLQEKSHVEIKKLRSSQALNKDSMKLSTA, from the exons atggtGGAACAGCAAATCCTTATTgatcagctaaaagaaaaattagagaagTTGATGGTTGTGAAAACTTGGGACTTCTCAAGTGCTTGTGGAGATGGGCCTGCTGTTACGGCATCTGCAAGAAGGCCATACAGTGTCCCACTCCTAAAGAGTATGCTACACTCCCTTTACCCATCTTCAGGGACAGAGACAGGAAAG GTGTATACCAGTccccctgctttttccctggctCGGATGATGGCAGGATTCCGTGCTCGTAGCCAGATGATACTGAGCTACATAGAAGATCAAGATGAAGTCCTTCACTGCCACCTCTCTGATCAGagtgatgaagagaaagaaaatacagacagtcaaaa GCATTCAATAAACCAAAGATGGACACGAAAACAGGCTTCTCCGTGCTTTCCCTTTGAGCAAAGTGACATGAAATGTCAAGTTGACAAGTCCAGCTTATGTGACAAATCTGTGCCACAGACTGATACAGCCACAG gtgaAGAAATCGACTGCCTCCagaaaagtcatgtttttaacATGCAGAAGTTAAAGAATTCAGAGTTGAGACTCACTGAGGCCAAGCAAAAAATGAGAGAACTTGCACTTcacatcaaaatgaaagaagaacttATTAAGGAATTAGTAAGAACAG TGTCTGGGATAGGAGAGAAGATACGACACTGTGCTGGGAATGCTTGCATTGCCATCATAGCAGTAGAGAAGCAGGAGTCagaagtggatgagggaaaag GTAAGGATGCAGAGTGTGTAAGCAGGCAATATTCTTTGAAGATAACTAAACCGGAGCAAGAATCCGAGCAGGCCAAAATGGAACTGGCCgaaactgaaaaacagcttcaggagctggagaataAGGAGCTGAGAGAGCTTCCTGAGAAAGCCAAGCTACAAAAAGAGTTCCGAAAGAAGATGGATGCAGCTAAGCTGAAAGTGCAG GAACTTCAGCTTAAgatggaacagcaacagaagattCTTAAACTTAAAGACAGCGAGattgctgcatttaaaaagaagaaaaataactcggTGGGAACTTTACAGAAATCAGAG AAattagaagagcaaaagaaatggctggatgaagaaatggaaagaattctTCAACAGCACCAACAGTTAGCGGAACTagaagaagatttaaagaaaagagaagccattgtagctaaaaaagaagcattattgCAAGAGAAAAGCCACGTAGAAATCAAGAAACTGAGATCTAGCCAg gctttaaACAAAGATAGTATGAAATTGTCTACCGCTTAA
- the LOC113842215 gene encoding kinesin-like protein KIF27 isoform X5 → MVEQQILIDQLKEKLEKLMVVKTWDFSSACGDGPAVTASARRPYSVPLLKSMLHSLYPSSGTETGKVYTSPPAFSLARMMAGFRARSQMILSYIEDQDEVLHCHLSDQSDEEKENTDSQKHSINQRWTRKQASPCFPFEQSDMKCQVDKSSLCDKSVPQTDTATGEEIDCLQKSHVFNMQKLKNSELRLTEAKQKMRELALHIKMKEELIKELVRTVQLISSWTCVCHPVSGIGEKIRHCAGNACIAIIAVEKQESEVDEGKGKDAECVSRQYSLKITKPEQESEQAKMELAETEKQLQELENKELRELPEKAKLQKEFRKKMDAAKLKVQELQLKMEQQQKILKLKDSEIAAFKKKKNNSVGTLQKSEALNKDSMKLSTA, encoded by the exons atggtGGAACAGCAAATCCTTATTgatcagctaaaagaaaaattagagaagTTGATGGTTGTGAAAACTTGGGACTTCTCAAGTGCTTGTGGAGATGGGCCTGCTGTTACGGCATCTGCAAGAAGGCCATACAGTGTCCCACTCCTAAAGAGTATGCTACACTCCCTTTACCCATCTTCAGGGACAGAGACAGGAAAG GTGTATACCAGTccccctgctttttccctggctCGGATGATGGCAGGATTCCGTGCTCGTAGCCAGATGATACTGAGCTACATAGAAGATCAAGATGAAGTCCTTCACTGCCACCTCTCTGATCAGagtgatgaagagaaagaaaatacagacagtcaaaa GCATTCAATAAACCAAAGATGGACACGAAAACAGGCTTCTCCGTGCTTTCCCTTTGAGCAAAGTGACATGAAATGTCAAGTTGACAAGTCCAGCTTATGTGACAAATCTGTGCCACAGACTGATACAGCCACAG gtgaAGAAATCGACTGCCTCCagaaaagtcatgtttttaacATGCAGAAGTTAAAGAATTCAGAGTTGAGACTCACTGAGGCCAAGCAAAAAATGAGAGAACTTGCACTTcacatcaaaatgaaagaagaacttATTAAGGAATTAGTAAGAACAG TGCAACTGATCTCTTCATGGACATGTGTTTGTCACCCAGTGTCTGGGATAGGAGAGAAGATACGACACTGTGCTGGGAATGCTTGCATTGCCATCATAGCAGTAGAGAAGCAGGAGTCagaagtggatgagggaaaag GTAAGGATGCAGAGTGTGTAAGCAGGCAATATTCTTTGAAGATAACTAAACCGGAGCAAGAATCCGAGCAGGCCAAAATGGAACTGGCCgaaactgaaaaacagcttcaggagctggagaataAGGAGCTGAGAGAGCTTCCTGAGAAAGCCAAGCTACAAAAAGAGTTCCGAAAGAAGATGGATGCAGCTAAGCTGAAAGTGCAG GAACTTCAGCTTAAgatggaacagcaacagaagattCTTAAACTTAAAGACAGCGAGattgctgcatttaaaaagaagaaaaataactcggTGGGAACTTTACAGAAATCAGAG gctttaaACAAAGATAGTATGAAATTGTCTACCGCTTAA
- the LOC113842215 gene encoding kinesin-like protein KIF27 isoform X3, translating into MVEQQILIDQLKEKLEKLMVVKTWDFSSACGDGPAVTASARRPYSVPLLKSMLHSLYPSSGTETGKVYTSPPAFSLARMMAGFRARSQMILSYIEDQDEVLHCHLSDQSDEEKENTDSQKHSINQRWTRKQASPCFPFEQSDMKCQVDKSSLCDKSVPQTDTATGEEIDCLQKSHVFNMQKLKNSELRLTEAKQKMRELALHIKMKEELIKELVRTGKDAECVSRQYSLKITKPEQESEQAKMELAETEKQLQELENKELRELPEKAKLQKEFRKKMDAAKLKVQELQLKMEQQQKILKLKDSEIAAFKKKKNNSVGTLQKSEKLEEQKKWLDEEMERILQQHQQLAELEEDLKKREAIVAKKEALLQEKSHVEIKKLRSSQALNKDSMKLSTA; encoded by the exons atggtGGAACAGCAAATCCTTATTgatcagctaaaagaaaaattagagaagTTGATGGTTGTGAAAACTTGGGACTTCTCAAGTGCTTGTGGAGATGGGCCTGCTGTTACGGCATCTGCAAGAAGGCCATACAGTGTCCCACTCCTAAAGAGTATGCTACACTCCCTTTACCCATCTTCAGGGACAGAGACAGGAAAG GTGTATACCAGTccccctgctttttccctggctCGGATGATGGCAGGATTCCGTGCTCGTAGCCAGATGATACTGAGCTACATAGAAGATCAAGATGAAGTCCTTCACTGCCACCTCTCTGATCAGagtgatgaagagaaagaaaatacagacagtcaaaa GCATTCAATAAACCAAAGATGGACACGAAAACAGGCTTCTCCGTGCTTTCCCTTTGAGCAAAGTGACATGAAATGTCAAGTTGACAAGTCCAGCTTATGTGACAAATCTGTGCCACAGACTGATACAGCCACAG gtgaAGAAATCGACTGCCTCCagaaaagtcatgtttttaacATGCAGAAGTTAAAGAATTCAGAGTTGAGACTCACTGAGGCCAAGCAAAAAATGAGAGAACTTGCACTTcacatcaaaatgaaagaagaacttATTAAGGAATTAGTAAGAACAG GTAAGGATGCAGAGTGTGTAAGCAGGCAATATTCTTTGAAGATAACTAAACCGGAGCAAGAATCCGAGCAGGCCAAAATGGAACTGGCCgaaactgaaaaacagcttcaggagctggagaataAGGAGCTGAGAGAGCTTCCTGAGAAAGCCAAGCTACAAAAAGAGTTCCGAAAGAAGATGGATGCAGCTAAGCTGAAAGTGCAG GAACTTCAGCTTAAgatggaacagcaacagaagattCTTAAACTTAAAGACAGCGAGattgctgcatttaaaaagaagaaaaataactcggTGGGAACTTTACAGAAATCAGAG AAattagaagagcaaaagaaatggctggatgaagaaatggaaagaattctTCAACAGCACCAACAGTTAGCGGAACTagaagaagatttaaagaaaagagaagccattgtagctaaaaaagaagcattattgCAAGAGAAAAGCCACGTAGAAATCAAGAAACTGAGATCTAGCCAg gctttaaACAAAGATAGTATGAAATTGTCTACCGCTTAA
- the LOC113842215 gene encoding kinesin-like protein KIF27 isoform X4, producing the protein MVEQQILIDQLKEKLEKLMVVKTWDFSSACGDGPAVTASARRPYSVPLLKSMLHSLYPSSGTETGKVYTSPPAFSLARMMAGFRARSQMILSYIEDQDEVLHCHLSDQSDEEKENTDSQKHSINQRWTRKQASPCFPFEQSDMKCQVDKSSLCDKSVPQTDTATGEEIDCLQKSHVFNMQKLKNSELRLTEAKQKMRELALHIKMKEELIKELVRTVQLISSWTCVCHPVSGIGEKIRHCAGNACIAIIAVEKQESEVDEGKGKDAECVSRQYSLKITKPEQESEQAKMELAETEKQLQELENKELRELPEKAKLQKEFRKKMDAAKLKVQELQLKMEQQQKILKLKDSEIAAFKKKKNNSVGTLQKSEHHSFSSQCVFPPILVLGKNHAMRMG; encoded by the exons atggtGGAACAGCAAATCCTTATTgatcagctaaaagaaaaattagagaagTTGATGGTTGTGAAAACTTGGGACTTCTCAAGTGCTTGTGGAGATGGGCCTGCTGTTACGGCATCTGCAAGAAGGCCATACAGTGTCCCACTCCTAAAGAGTATGCTACACTCCCTTTACCCATCTTCAGGGACAGAGACAGGAAAG GTGTATACCAGTccccctgctttttccctggctCGGATGATGGCAGGATTCCGTGCTCGTAGCCAGATGATACTGAGCTACATAGAAGATCAAGATGAAGTCCTTCACTGCCACCTCTCTGATCAGagtgatgaagagaaagaaaatacagacagtcaaaa GCATTCAATAAACCAAAGATGGACACGAAAACAGGCTTCTCCGTGCTTTCCCTTTGAGCAAAGTGACATGAAATGTCAAGTTGACAAGTCCAGCTTATGTGACAAATCTGTGCCACAGACTGATACAGCCACAG gtgaAGAAATCGACTGCCTCCagaaaagtcatgtttttaacATGCAGAAGTTAAAGAATTCAGAGTTGAGACTCACTGAGGCCAAGCAAAAAATGAGAGAACTTGCACTTcacatcaaaatgaaagaagaacttATTAAGGAATTAGTAAGAACAG TGCAACTGATCTCTTCATGGACATGTGTTTGTCACCCAGTGTCTGGGATAGGAGAGAAGATACGACACTGTGCTGGGAATGCTTGCATTGCCATCATAGCAGTAGAGAAGCAGGAGTCagaagtggatgagggaaaag GTAAGGATGCAGAGTGTGTAAGCAGGCAATATTCTTTGAAGATAACTAAACCGGAGCAAGAATCCGAGCAGGCCAAAATGGAACTGGCCgaaactgaaaaacagcttcaggagctggagaataAGGAGCTGAGAGAGCTTCCTGAGAAAGCCAAGCTACAAAAAGAGTTCCGAAAGAAGATGGATGCAGCTAAGCTGAAAGTGCAG GAACTTCAGCTTAAgatggaacagcaacagaagattCTTAAACTTAAAGACAGCGAGattgctgcatttaaaaagaagaaaaataactcggTGGGAACTTTACAGAAATCAGAG catcacAGTTTCTCATCACAATGTGTTTTTCCACCAATCTTGGTCTTGGGCAAGAATCATGCAATGAGGATGGGCTAG